From Leifsonia sp. fls2-241-R2A-40a, one genomic window encodes:
- a CDS encoding glycosyltransferase, which translates to MPITRPGVVSVVLVNFRGTDDTLTAIEHLGRLDWPADRLEIVVVENASGDDSAERIRREAPHVVLIESKANLGFAGGCNLGVRSASGEYVAFLNNDAKPDAAWVRAAVQRFESSSRVGAVASRVLDWDGDKVDYIGSAMTWFGQGYKPLTAQPVPTTPDVPKDVLFGTGSAMFVRRSVYEALGGFDERFFMFFEDVDLGWRLNLAGHRFVYEPASLAYHKHHASMSSFGAFKESYLLERNALFTQYKNLGDEALATALPATLALTIRRGVAKGGLDSTEFDLRKGGSNDPTMEIGKETVAAVYAIDQFVEHLPGLAADRERIQSSRVVADSRIWSLFGETDAPSYTDEHYLEGYDKLATAFPVTERPAVTRVLIITGDPIGAKMAGPAIRAWSMAEALSKDNMVTLVSLAGVEPVSAAFDVVHVRPGDDRAMRALERESDVIVFQGLAMALFESLRKTDRIIVADVYDPMHLEQLEQGKELGRAQWDKQVLDATDVLNEQLERGDFFLCASERQRHFYLGQLAALGRINPANYDEDPDLDGLIDVVPFGLSETPPAHERDVLKGVLPGIGADDKLLLWSGGLYNWFDPKSLIEAVARLSETHDDVRLFFQGTKHPHPGVPEMGIVAESRQLAQDLGVLDRSVFFNSSWVDYADRQNYLTEADAGVSTHFSHVETTFSFRTRILDYLWAGLPMVVTEGDHFAQLVEEEKLGIVVPSGDVDALAAALETVLYDEKFIRLAKRNVARVRQRYFWGVVLEPLVRFVADPRHAADLVARGVVGQGGPARRTTTRRKKHGIRHDVGLFFHYLGNGGPTVVAKKIRSRLGRR; encoded by the coding sequence ATGCCCATCACGCGCCCCGGAGTCGTCTCGGTCGTTCTCGTCAACTTTCGGGGAACCGACGACACGCTGACCGCCATCGAGCATCTCGGCCGCCTCGACTGGCCCGCCGACCGCCTCGAGATCGTCGTGGTGGAGAACGCCTCGGGCGACGACAGCGCCGAGCGCATCCGCCGTGAGGCCCCGCACGTGGTGCTGATCGAATCCAAGGCCAACCTCGGTTTCGCCGGCGGCTGCAACCTCGGCGTCCGATCGGCGTCCGGCGAGTACGTCGCCTTCCTCAACAACGACGCGAAGCCGGATGCCGCCTGGGTCCGGGCGGCGGTCCAGCGCTTCGAGTCGAGCTCGCGCGTCGGCGCGGTCGCCAGCCGGGTGCTCGACTGGGACGGCGACAAGGTCGACTACATCGGCTCGGCGATGACCTGGTTCGGCCAGGGCTACAAGCCGCTGACCGCGCAGCCCGTGCCGACCACCCCGGATGTCCCCAAGGATGTCCTCTTCGGCACAGGGTCGGCGATGTTCGTGCGCCGCTCCGTCTACGAGGCGCTCGGCGGTTTCGACGAGCGGTTCTTCATGTTCTTCGAGGACGTCGATCTCGGCTGGCGTCTCAACCTCGCCGGCCACCGCTTCGTCTACGAGCCGGCCTCGCTGGCGTACCACAAGCACCACGCGTCCATGTCGTCGTTCGGCGCGTTCAAGGAGAGCTACCTCCTCGAGCGGAACGCGCTGTTCACGCAGTACAAGAACCTCGGCGACGAGGCGCTGGCCACGGCGCTGCCCGCGACCCTCGCGCTGACCATTCGCCGCGGCGTGGCCAAGGGCGGCCTCGACTCCACCGAGTTCGACCTGCGCAAGGGCGGGTCGAACGACCCGACCATGGAGATCGGCAAGGAGACGGTCGCCGCCGTCTACGCCATCGACCAGTTCGTCGAGCACCTCCCCGGCCTCGCGGCCGACCGGGAGCGCATCCAGAGCAGCCGGGTCGTCGCCGACAGCCGGATCTGGTCGCTGTTCGGCGAGACCGACGCCCCCTCCTACACGGACGAGCACTACCTGGAGGGCTACGACAAGCTCGCCACCGCGTTCCCGGTGACCGAGCGGCCGGCCGTGACCCGCGTGCTCATCATCACCGGCGATCCGATCGGCGCGAAGATGGCCGGCCCGGCCATCCGTGCCTGGAGCATGGCCGAGGCGCTGTCCAAGGACAACATGGTGACCCTGGTCTCGCTCGCCGGCGTCGAGCCGGTGTCCGCGGCCTTCGACGTCGTGCACGTGCGCCCCGGCGACGACCGCGCCATGCGCGCGCTCGAGCGCGAGAGCGACGTGATCGTGTTCCAGGGTCTCGCGATGGCGCTCTTCGAGAGCCTCCGCAAGACCGACCGGATCATCGTCGCCGACGTGTACGACCCCATGCACCTCGAGCAGCTCGAGCAGGGCAAGGAGCTCGGCCGCGCGCAGTGGGACAAGCAGGTGCTCGACGCGACGGACGTGCTGAACGAGCAGCTCGAGCGCGGCGACTTCTTCCTGTGCGCCTCCGAGCGCCAGCGTCACTTCTACCTCGGCCAGCTGGCCGCCCTCGGGCGGATCAACCCGGCCAACTACGACGAGGACCCGGACCTCGACGGCCTGATCGACGTCGTCCCCTTCGGCCTCTCCGAGACGCCCCCGGCGCACGAGCGCGACGTGCTCAAGGGCGTGCTGCCCGGCATCGGAGCGGACGACAAGCTGCTGCTCTGGAGCGGCGGCCTCTACAACTGGTTCGACCCCAAGTCGCTGATCGAGGCGGTCGCCCGGCTGTCGGAGACGCACGACGACGTCCGGCTGTTCTTCCAGGGCACCAAGCACCCGCATCCCGGCGTCCCGGAGATGGGGATCGTGGCAGAGTCGCGCCAGCTCGCGCAGGACCTCGGCGTGCTCGACCGCTCCGTCTTCTTCAACAGCTCGTGGGTCGACTACGCCGACCGCCAGAACTACCTCACCGAGGCCGACGCGGGCGTGAGCACGCACTTCTCGCACGTCGAGACGACGTTCTCGTTCCGCACGCGCATCCTCGACTACCTGTGGGCGGGACTGCCCATGGTGGTGACCGAGGGCGACCACTTCGCGCAGCTGGTCGAGGAGGAGAAGCTCGGCATCGTCGTGCCCTCCGGCGATGTGGATGCGCTCGCCGCGGCCCTCGAGACCGTGCTCTACGACGAGAAGTTCATCCGCCTGGCGAAGCGCAACGTCGCCCGCGTGCGCCAGCGCTACTTCTGGGGCGTCGTGCTGGAGCCGCTGGTCCGGTTCGTCGCCGACCCGCGGCACGCCGCGGACCTCGTCGCCCGCGGCGTCGTCGGCCAGGGCGGTCCCGCCCGCCGCACGACGACGCGGCGGAAGAAGCACGGCATCCGGCACGACGTCGGTCTCTTCTTCCACTACCTCGGCAACGGCGGCCCGACCGTCGTGGCCAAGAAGATCCGGAGCCGGCTGGGGCGCCGGTGA
- a CDS encoding DUF2142 domain-containing protein — translation MWRPLLVVWALLSALCACWSFATPISASPDEPAHIIRAASVVRGELIGTPSRDGHIVTVPAYIARTGQDTCFAFNQGVTADCTTRGPASTPPLADPDALTQAPTTAGLYNPIYYAVVGWPSLLFHDVGGVYAMRIMSGILTSLFAALGFSVLWTLRRRALTVLGFSLAMTPALLFLGGSVNPSAVEATGILALFAAMVAVVIDPRPALLPVRAAIVAVAGAFAVNARGLSPLWALIAIAVPLLLARVETLRDLLRRRPVWIAAAVVALATLFAFAWTLGSNSLHNAVDNPDSTPQHFPGIGVNPLSGFWITLLRTVEYAHGAIGLFGWLDTPAPPEVFFLWAGLIGALLLAAVCVLRGRRLAFALTLLGAFVLLPPVVQAAYITGGGIIWQGRYALPLFVCLCVGVAVALDQTIAPITWPVWMRRLTLVTAVGLAVAQFYAFENTMRRYSVGLTGSLKAFLLGTPPWSPPGGVLIWLLLEVLVLAGAAWLVIRATRLSASLTEVSTRPVAVTTP, via the coding sequence ATGTGGCGTCCACTGCTGGTCGTGTGGGCGCTGCTCTCGGCGCTGTGCGCCTGCTGGTCGTTCGCGACCCCGATCTCCGCATCGCCCGACGAGCCCGCCCACATCATCCGCGCGGCGAGCGTGGTCCGGGGCGAGCTGATCGGCACGCCGTCGCGCGACGGTCACATCGTCACGGTCCCGGCTTACATCGCCCGCACCGGGCAGGACACCTGCTTCGCCTTCAATCAGGGCGTGACGGCGGACTGCACCACCCGCGGCCCCGCGTCCACTCCCCCGCTCGCCGACCCCGACGCCCTCACCCAGGCTCCGACGACGGCCGGGCTGTACAACCCGATCTACTACGCGGTCGTCGGCTGGCCCTCGCTGCTCTTCCACGACGTCGGCGGCGTCTACGCGATGCGGATCATGAGCGGCATCCTGACGTCGCTGTTCGCCGCGCTCGGGTTCTCGGTCCTCTGGACGCTGCGGCGGCGGGCGCTGACCGTCCTCGGTTTCTCGCTCGCGATGACGCCGGCACTGCTCTTCCTCGGCGGCTCGGTGAACCCGAGCGCGGTGGAGGCGACGGGCATCCTCGCGCTGTTCGCCGCCATGGTCGCGGTCGTCATCGACCCGCGCCCCGCCCTCCTGCCGGTGCGCGCCGCCATCGTGGCGGTCGCCGGCGCGTTCGCCGTCAACGCCCGCGGCCTGTCCCCGCTCTGGGCCCTCATCGCGATCGCCGTTCCCCTGCTCCTCGCCCGGGTGGAGACCCTGCGAGACCTGCTGCGCAGGCGGCCCGTGTGGATCGCGGCAGCCGTCGTCGCGCTCGCGACACTCTTCGCGTTCGCCTGGACCCTGGGCAGCAACTCGCTGCACAACGCGGTCGACAACCCGGATTCGACCCCGCAGCACTTCCCCGGCATCGGGGTGAATCCGCTGAGCGGATTCTGGATCACCCTGCTGCGCACGGTCGAGTACGCCCACGGCGCCATCGGCCTGTTCGGCTGGCTCGACACTCCCGCGCCTCCGGAGGTCTTCTTCCTCTGGGCCGGCCTGATCGGCGCGCTGCTGCTCGCGGCCGTCTGCGTGCTGCGCGGTCGCCGGCTGGCCTTCGCCCTCACCCTGCTCGGGGCGTTCGTGCTGCTCCCGCCGGTCGTCCAGGCGGCCTACATCACCGGCGGCGGCATCATCTGGCAGGGTCGGTACGCGCTTCCGCTCTTCGTCTGCCTGTGCGTCGGCGTGGCCGTCGCGCTCGACCAGACGATCGCGCCCATCACCTGGCCCGTGTGGATGCGCCGGCTCACGCTGGTGACGGCCGTCGGCCTGGCGGTCGCGCAGTTCTATGCGTTCGAGAACACGATGCGACGGTATTCCGTCGGGCTCACCGGATCGCTCAAGGCGTTCCTGCTCGGAACGCCGCCGTGGAGCCCGCCCGGCGGTGTGCTCATCTGGCTGCTGCTGGAGGTGCTGGTCCTCGCGGGTGCGGCCTGGCTGGTGATCCGCGCGACCCGGCTGTCGGCCTCCCTGACGGAGGTATCGACCCGCCCGGTGGCCGTTACGACGCCGTAG
- a CDS encoding glycosyltransferase, which yields MTLAPAVSVALCTHNGARFIRRQLAGILAQTLPPAQLVVSDDASADDTLALVEQELTAHRASGAPTPRLLILRNETPLGVTANFEQALRACDGQLIALSDQDDEWEPDKLERMAAYFANRPGLGFLHTDATLIGDDSMPAGGTLFGVLEVTEEERAAVHSGRAFDIFVRRNLATGATAMITADLLQAALPFPAEWVHDEWLAVQAAARDRLDLSERPLTRYRRHDENQIGAGDPTLRHKIGRVLGRRGERNRMLAVRSRLLADRLADADGIPYEHRALAEEKAEFEAARAALPALRVARILPVLRLSAGGRYERLASRRRLDVLRDLLQPS from the coding sequence GTGACGCTCGCGCCCGCCGTCTCCGTCGCGCTGTGCACCCACAATGGCGCGCGCTTCATCCGGAGGCAGCTCGCCGGGATCCTGGCCCAGACCCTGCCGCCGGCGCAGCTGGTGGTGTCGGATGACGCGTCTGCCGACGACACGCTCGCGCTCGTCGAGCAGGAGCTGACGGCGCACCGCGCCTCCGGCGCCCCGACGCCGCGGCTCCTGATCCTGCGGAACGAGACGCCGCTCGGTGTGACGGCCAACTTCGAGCAGGCTCTCCGCGCGTGCGACGGGCAGCTCATCGCTCTGAGCGACCAGGACGACGAGTGGGAGCCGGACAAGCTGGAGCGGATGGCCGCCTACTTCGCCAACCGCCCGGGCCTCGGGTTCCTCCACACCGACGCGACGCTGATCGGCGACGACAGCATGCCCGCGGGCGGCACCCTGTTCGGCGTCCTCGAGGTCACGGAGGAGGAGCGCGCGGCCGTCCATTCCGGGCGCGCGTTCGATATCTTCGTGCGGCGCAACCTCGCCACCGGCGCGACCGCCATGATCACCGCCGACCTGCTCCAGGCCGCGCTGCCGTTCCCGGCCGAGTGGGTGCACGACGAGTGGCTGGCCGTCCAGGCGGCCGCGCGCGACCGCCTCGACCTGAGCGAGCGGCCGCTGACCCGGTACCGGCGGCACGACGAGAACCAGATCGGCGCCGGGGATCCGACCCTTCGGCACAAGATCGGCCGTGTGCTCGGCCGCCGCGGGGAGCGCAACCGCATGCTCGCGGTGCGCTCACGCCTCCTCGCCGACCGGCTGGCGGACGCCGACGGCATCCCGTACGAGCATCGCGCGCTCGCGGAGGAGAAGGCCGAGTTCGAGGCGGCCCGTGCGGCGCTGCCCGCGCTGCGGGTGGCCCGCATCCTGCCCGTGCTGCGTCTCTCCGCGGGCGGACGCTACGAGCGGCTGGCTAGCCGTCGACGGCTGGACGTCCTGCGGGACCTGCTGCAACCGTCCTGA
- a CDS encoding glycosyltransferase family 2 protein, translated as MPYALSDTLIVMPAFNEEESVAAVIAEVQQKLPGAAVLVVDDGSLDATAERAHEAGALVASMPFNMGVGGAMRLGFQYAVENDYAVVVQIDADGQHDPGSVPTLLAALDDADLVIGARFSGEGEYSVRGPRRWAMNVLSSVLSRVVQSPLKDTTSGFKANGPRAVALFAHSFPAEYLGDTVEALVIAARAGLRVTQVPVAMRPRAAGQPSHNPIKAAVYLARAFVALLVALMRPKTALKETATA; from the coding sequence ATGCCCTACGCCCTCTCCGACACTCTCATCGTCATGCCCGCCTTCAATGAGGAGGAGTCGGTCGCGGCGGTGATCGCAGAGGTCCAGCAGAAGCTTCCGGGTGCGGCTGTGCTCGTCGTCGACGACGGGTCGCTCGATGCCACCGCGGAGCGCGCGCACGAGGCCGGCGCACTGGTCGCCTCCATGCCGTTCAACATGGGCGTCGGAGGCGCGATGCGGCTGGGCTTCCAGTACGCGGTCGAGAACGACTACGCGGTGGTCGTGCAGATCGACGCCGACGGACAGCACGACCCGGGCAGCGTCCCCACCCTCCTCGCGGCACTGGACGACGCCGACCTCGTGATCGGGGCGCGTTTCTCCGGCGAGGGCGAGTACTCCGTCCGCGGACCGCGACGCTGGGCGATGAACGTGCTGTCCTCCGTGCTCAGCCGCGTCGTGCAGTCGCCGCTTAAGGACACGACGAGCGGCTTCAAGGCGAACGGCCCCCGGGCCGTGGCCCTGTTCGCGCACTCGTTCCCCGCGGAGTACCTGGGCGACACGGTCGAGGCCCTCGTCATCGCGGCGCGCGCCGGTCTGCGGGTCACCCAGGTCCCCGTTGCGATGCGTCCACGGGCAGCCGGGCAACCCTCCCACAACCCGATCAAGGCCGCGGTGTACCTCGCTCGGGCGTTCGTCGCCCTGCTGGTCGCCCTGATGCGGCCGAAGACCGCCCTGAAGGAGACGGCGACCGCCTGA
- a CDS encoding DUF2142 domain-containing protein — translation MSSAARFPGRLFASVFAVLFVIMGAWSLATPVYAVPDEASHTVRAAAAAHGQIVGDGRHFQAPGYLYIPGAGSCFAGRPDKTPACVGTSPYGSELRDTISTAQTNSPVYYVIVGLPTLVLSGLPAFFGMRLLSAALVAAFFAATAVLLRRLPGARWTLLVPLATVTPEVVFLGGAINPNAVEMAAAGALFASLLVLARVRPSGWSFGFAAATAVASTALVTGGRSLGLLWVVVAGAGVLALLRRDDWRALSRRTSTWVVLAALAVIGAAQLFWFTRPGNGVQGQAHPTPGSLVTVAQNMVENTFVYWRQLTGQFGTVDVPAPEGVQTLWTAMFLAIIVLPLVLGRGRERWVAAGFTAVLLIVPIATQVALWRQVGDVWQGRYMLAVLLLIAIAGGLALDAAGRPLTRASVDVVRTLVVLLAIGLFSAFAFTLRRYAVTDNSWVRFLLDPQWQPPGGTILLTLLTIAALAFGVIAVWRALPRLAVRQGAIQGGAAVGTAFDSGSHRNS, via the coding sequence GTGTCGTCCGCCGCGCGCTTCCCCGGCCGGCTGTTCGCCTCGGTGTTCGCCGTCCTCTTCGTGATCATGGGAGCCTGGTCGCTCGCCACGCCCGTCTACGCCGTCCCCGACGAGGCCTCCCACACCGTCCGCGCGGCCGCGGCGGCCCACGGGCAGATCGTCGGCGACGGCCGGCACTTCCAGGCGCCGGGCTACCTCTACATCCCGGGCGCAGGGTCCTGCTTCGCCGGGCGGCCGGACAAGACGCCGGCGTGCGTGGGGACCTCGCCCTACGGCTCCGAGCTGCGCGACACGATCAGCACCGCGCAGACCAACTCGCCGGTGTACTACGTCATCGTGGGCCTGCCGACCCTCGTCCTCTCCGGACTTCCCGCCTTCTTCGGGATGCGCCTGCTCTCCGCTGCGCTCGTCGCCGCGTTCTTCGCTGCGACCGCGGTGCTTCTCCGCCGCCTCCCCGGCGCACGGTGGACGCTGCTCGTGCCGCTCGCGACCGTCACACCCGAGGTCGTCTTCCTCGGCGGGGCCATCAACCCGAACGCGGTGGAGATGGCCGCCGCCGGCGCGCTCTTCGCCTCGCTGCTCGTGCTGGCGCGGGTACGGCCCTCGGGCTGGTCGTTCGGCTTCGCCGCAGCGACCGCCGTCGCCTCCACCGCCCTGGTCACGGGCGGCCGGAGTCTCGGCCTGCTGTGGGTCGTCGTGGCGGGCGCCGGGGTGCTCGCGCTCCTGCGCAGGGACGACTGGCGCGCGCTGTCCCGCCGCACCTCGACCTGGGTCGTCCTCGCCGCTCTCGCGGTGATCGGCGCCGCGCAGCTGTTCTGGTTCACGCGGCCCGGCAACGGGGTCCAGGGCCAGGCGCATCCCACCCCCGGCAGCCTGGTCACCGTCGCCCAGAACATGGTCGAGAACACCTTCGTGTACTGGCGCCAGCTCACCGGCCAGTTCGGAACCGTCGACGTGCCCGCGCCCGAAGGGGTGCAGACGCTGTGGACGGCCATGTTCCTGGCGATCATCGTGCTGCCGCTCGTGCTCGGCCGGGGCCGCGAACGCTGGGTCGCGGCCGGGTTCACCGCGGTGCTCCTGATCGTCCCCATCGCGACGCAGGTCGCCCTGTGGCGTCAGGTCGGCGACGTGTGGCAGGGACGCTACATGCTCGCGGTGCTCCTGCTGATCGCCATCGCCGGAGGCCTGGCGCTCGACGCCGCCGGACGGCCGCTGACCCGGGCGTCGGTGGATGTCGTGCGCACGCTCGTCGTGCTCCTCGCGATCGGGCTGTTCTCCGCCTTCGCGTTCACCCTCCGCCGCTACGCCGTGACGGACAACTCCTGGGTCCGATTCCTCCTGGACCCGCAGTGGCAGCCTCCGGGCGGCACGATCCTGCTCACCCTGCTCACCATCGCCGCGCTGGCGTTCGGGGTGATCGCGGTGTGGCGGGCCCTACCGCGCCTCGCAGTGCGTCAGGGAGCGATCCAGGGCGGAGCCGCCGTAGGGACTGCGTTCGACTCGGGGTCGCACAGGAACTCGTAG
- a CDS encoding DUF2304 domain-containing protein, with product MSITSYIFGILAALLTLVVVVEMLRRGRMRERHAIWWIVAGTLALIIGVFPTILDWAAGLVGVGAPVNLVFFVSIAVLFLVCIQHSSELTTLESKSRTLAERSALQELRISQLEERVAQLSREKE from the coding sequence ATGTCGATCACCAGTTACATCTTCGGAATCCTCGCCGCCCTCCTCACCCTCGTGGTCGTCGTCGAGATGCTCCGCCGCGGGCGGATGCGGGAGCGGCACGCCATCTGGTGGATCGTCGCCGGCACACTGGCGCTGATCATCGGGGTCTTCCCGACGATCCTCGACTGGGCGGCCGGCCTCGTCGGCGTCGGCGCTCCGGTCAACCTCGTGTTCTTCGTCAGCATCGCCGTGCTGTTCCTCGTCTGCATCCAGCACAGCTCCGAGCTGACGACCCTGGAGAGCAAGTCCCGCACCCTCGCTGAGCGGAGCGCCCTGCAGGAGCTGCGCATCAGTCAGCTCGAGGAGCGGGTCGCCCAGCTGAGCCGCGAGAAGGAGTAA
- a CDS encoding DUF2142 domain-containing protein: MTTPTATGQRELTRIVAVLPTTAARRPVAAFFAAWAVLAVLGAVWAWATPPSASPDEPAHIVRAASVARGELFGEPSAWGNLVHVPRYVADSHRATCYAFQPSIPAACPVPGGDPADTVVAPTSAGLYNPLYYALVGWPSLLFGDSAGLTAIRVASAVLSALFAALAFSVVMTLRDRRFPVLAFAVAVTPMLLFLSGTVNPSAVEATATLAVFCGMLAITLSPDPARLRGRVAIVAVSAVVAVNARGLSPLWVLAALAVPLLLVRGAALLQLLRRPSVIVAISVIAAGTLAAVGWTLATNSLANAIAHPEDALQFPGVGASPVTGFQKVFLGTIGYSQGLVGLFGWLDTPAPDPVLYGWGLAIGSLAVGALLVLRGRRLLIAAVLVGAFLLLPALVQAVYIHGGGLIWQGRYNLPLFLCLVIGLAALLGRDAFRAPSAWLRLRILVVTAAAAGQLWAFEAALHRYAVGSSGSVKTFLFGSPAWAPPGGVVLALLTAAAALTVAAVLLFRAASDASEGREVRTVAAGPAGRPAVDG; the protein is encoded by the coding sequence GTGACGACGCCGACGGCAACCGGGCAGCGGGAGCTCACCCGCATCGTCGCCGTCCTCCCCACGACAGCAGCACGGCGTCCGGTCGCCGCCTTCTTCGCCGCCTGGGCCGTCCTCGCCGTGCTCGGTGCCGTCTGGGCGTGGGCGACTCCGCCCTCGGCCTCGCCGGATGAGCCGGCCCACATCGTCCGTGCCGCCAGCGTCGCCCGCGGTGAGCTGTTCGGCGAGCCCTCGGCGTGGGGCAACCTCGTGCACGTGCCGCGGTACGTCGCCGACTCGCACCGGGCCACCTGCTACGCCTTCCAGCCGAGCATCCCGGCGGCGTGTCCCGTCCCCGGTGGCGACCCGGCGGACACCGTGGTCGCCCCAACCTCCGCCGGGCTGTACAACCCGCTGTACTACGCGCTGGTGGGCTGGCCGTCCCTGCTCTTCGGCGACTCGGCCGGGCTGACCGCGATACGGGTGGCCAGCGCCGTGCTCTCTGCGCTGTTCGCCGCCCTCGCCTTCTCGGTCGTGATGACGCTCCGCGATCGCCGGTTCCCGGTCCTCGCCTTCGCCGTCGCGGTCACCCCGATGCTGCTGTTCCTCAGCGGGACCGTGAACCCGAGTGCGGTCGAGGCCACAGCCACACTCGCGGTGTTCTGCGGGATGCTCGCGATCACACTCTCGCCCGATCCTGCGCGGCTTCGCGGCCGCGTGGCGATCGTGGCCGTCTCGGCCGTCGTCGCCGTGAACGCCCGCGGCCTCTCCCCGCTGTGGGTGCTCGCCGCCCTGGCCGTCCCGCTGCTGCTGGTGAGGGGCGCCGCGCTGCTGCAGTTGCTGCGCCGTCCCTCCGTGATCGTCGCGATCTCCGTCATCGCGGCGGGTACGCTCGCGGCCGTCGGCTGGACGCTGGCCACGAACTCGCTCGCCAACGCCATCGCGCATCCCGAGGACGCCCTGCAGTTCCCCGGGGTCGGCGCTTCCCCGGTCACCGGTTTCCAGAAGGTGTTCCTCGGCACGATCGGATACTCGCAGGGCCTCGTGGGCCTCTTCGGCTGGCTGGACACCCCGGCGCCCGACCCCGTGCTCTACGGCTGGGGTCTCGCCATCGGCTCCCTCGCGGTGGGCGCGCTGCTCGTGCTGCGCGGACGCCGGCTGCTGATCGCAGCGGTGCTCGTCGGCGCGTTCCTCCTGCTGCCGGCGCTGGTGCAGGCGGTGTACATCCACGGCGGCGGACTGATCTGGCAGGGACGCTACAACCTCCCGCTCTTCCTGTGCCTGGTGATCGGGCTAGCGGCGCTGCTCGGGCGCGACGCGTTCCGCGCGCCGTCGGCATGGCTGCGGTTACGCATCCTGGTGGTCACAGCGGCCGCCGCGGGCCAGCTGTGGGCGTTCGAGGCGGCGCTGCACCGTTACGCGGTCGGCTCCAGCGGTTCAGTCAAGACCTTCCTGTTCGGCTCGCCGGCCTGGGCACCGCCCGGCGGAGTCGTGCTGGCGCTGCTGACCGCCGCGGCGGCACTGACCGTGGCCGCCGTGCTGCTGTTCCGCGCGGCCTCCGACGCGAGCGAGGGCCGCGAGGTCAGGACGGTTGCAGCAGGTCCCGCAGGACGTCCAGCCGTCGACGGCTAG